In bacterium, the genomic window AAGAAGTCTATCTGTCCGACTACCGCACGCCCGAAGAGGCACGGCGACAGATCCAGCACTTTATCGAGCACGTCTACAATCACAAGCGGCTGCACTCAAGCCTCGGCTACGTGCCCCCCGCTGAATACGAACTTCAATACAAACAAACCCAAATCGCTGCCTAACCTAAGTGGATACTGTGTCCAAAAAATGGGGTGCAGTCCAAGGAATTCATCAAGGACAGTGTCAGTGCAAGTGGCGTGATGATAGTAGAGGAACTCATTCCAATCATCATTGTTGCACTCATCCTTTCGATCGACTAGAGCATATCCAGCAACAAAACGTCGCCAGGAATTTGTTTCTGGTCGGTACAGAGAATCTAGAGTCCATGGGAATTCTCCCGCCCGAGTGACTGAAAGGAATGCGACCGAACACAAGAGACATGCCCACAATCTTAAATACAATGCTGTTGCTCGTTTCATTTTGCCTCCCTTACTCGAAAGTGTGATACCTTTTGATGCCGCTATCTCACTATCTTGCCAGGAACGCGGTTCGACAGTGGTGCTTATACGGTGTGGAAATCCTGACCAAATATGGACCGCTACTCCAAGCAGATGCATGCCAAGGTACTGAGTAATGCCCCGATCTGAGTCTAGAATTCAGGAGCACCTCTAGTCGTTGACCTAGAATATTGTAAACTGCTACCATGATCGGAGCATTCTGCTCGATTTCGAACTGGATGAGTGTGATTTCATTGAAGGGATTAGGGACAATTCTTAGATCAAACGCTATCTCCGTTGAGGGGGGCGCAACGGATATATTAGAAACATCCCACCGCCACAGACCACCTTGCGGATTGGACAAATCTTTCGTCAGGCCAATGTAA contains:
- a CDS encoding T9SS type A sorting domain-containing protein; translated protein: MDTLDYTIHWGFLTCHPLDSLTAVYTTSAVIDSQSVDGIYLTNDGGTTWSAMENAPFYGHRVHTVAFNSDGTYLYIGLTKDLSNPQGGLWRWDVSNISVAPPSTEIAFDLRIVPNPFNEITLIQFEIEQNAPIMVAVYNILGQRLEVLLNSRLRSGHYSVPWHASAWSSGPYLVRISTPYKHHCRTAFLAR